The genomic interval ATCTCGGGAAGTATTTTCAATACAGCGTATGCGATTATGAATAATGCTATGAGGGAACCTATTTTTGCGATGAGCGTATGGGCCACATAAAAACTCGTTTCAGGGTCGCCAAACCACGTCATTCCATAAGCATCAACCACAAAAACATTCCTTAGCAGATTCAAGCCGTATATTACTGGAACCGATACGAGGAACGCCAAGGTAAGCCTCTTAAACGGTGCCCTGACGCTTGCGATTATCCCGATGAACAATGCAATACTTTCAATCGCGGTGCATGCCAGAATTATTTCGACCCTGTAGCCGTTGACTGCAAGCAGGTTCCAGTCCAGTCTTGTTACCATAATCCCGAAAACCGAGGCAAGCCATATAGTCTGGTTCGCCACTGTTGAGATAAGCCACTCGTTCATCGAGGGGATCTCGGAAAATACAAAATAGGAAAGCCCGCCTATGGCGGCAGCAGTGGAAGCCATGGAGATTGAGGTCATGGTACTTATGCCGTTATTGTTTCCAAGAAGGCTTTTGTCCTGCCGTATCAGCACAACACCAATAATAACAGAAAAAGCCGATGCAAGCACGGTTAAAACCACATTGGTATAATCCCCGAGCCCAAAATAATGCTGCCATTGCAGCGCCCAGTGCACTGAAAAAAACAGCCAGCCTGCGCCGGCTATCGTAAGTTTG from Candidatus Methanoperedens sp. carries:
- the artA gene encoding archaeosortase A codes for the protein MIENIIWLALGLLVIASVIPQGNKLKLTIAGAGWLFFSVHWALQWQHYFGLGDYTNVVLTVLASAFSVIIGVVLIRQDKSLLGNNNGISTMTSISMASTAAAIGGLSYFVFSEIPSMNEWLISTVANQTIWLASVFGIMVTRLDWNLLAVNGYRVEIILACTAIESIALFIGIIASVRAPFKRLTLAFLVSVPVIYGLNLLRNVFVVDAYGMTWFGDPETSFYVAHTLIAKIGSLIALFIIAYAVLKILPEIIDMIDGILNLVRGIFKHAG